Part of the Diceros bicornis minor isolate mBicDic1 chromosome 2, mDicBic1.mat.cur, whole genome shotgun sequence genome is shown below.
CATAACTCACTCAAGATCATAAGCTCTTGAGTAGCGAAGACGAATCTGAGCACAAGCTACTCAAGAGGCTACATTCTGCACTACAAGAGTCCACCTCACATGCAGAGTGGGACGGCTAAATGTCAAATGCAGTCAGGACTTGAGGATAAGCCCTAAGGAAGAGTCCTGCAGCAgcagttggggggtgggggtgggggggaagatcATGGGTCACATGCAGAGAAGCCATCACTTACTGAGACTCTGCCCTTGTCTCCCCCACTGCAGCCTTAGGTGGAAGTTTGACAGACTGACTCCACCATTCATTCACTAGCCATACTATCTGGGATGTTACTGAACTTTACCGAGCccttgtgtgtgtctatataatGCAAATATCATCTACCTAACTCAGGGTGTCAGAATTAGCAGTACGTAAAAGATAAAATGTCTGACACAGACTTGAGTGATGGGTGAACTTATCTTCATTATCCTTATCCTTAAACTTGTGTTATAATTGCCTCTTTCCTTATCTTTGAAGACCACTGTCTTATGTCACTACATCCCCATTTCCCGGCAAACAGGGTTGAATAAATACTTTAGACATAAAAATGCCTTTACCTGAACACTTGGTTTCAAAGCCTGTTAAACACTGGAAGTACAAttatctgttttattcatttttccaatAAATATGTCAGTGTCTATTACATGTAGTCACTGTTCAAAGCACTGGGGTAAAGACAACAAAATCTCTAACCTCATAGGGCTTCCACTATACTGAAAGAATAAGAGTTATCAGCATTCAGATGTGGTTAAAGCCAACAGGCAGTATCTTATGCAATAGTTTAGAATTCAAATTTGTCAAGATAGCATTGAAGTCCATGAATTTAAAGATCATCTAGCAAATCTTCATTTTGTAGCTCAGTTTTGTTGGTTATGGCTTTATAAATACCCTGATAATTATATTTGGTAGCAAATCAGACATGTATTAAAGATTCATGGGACAAATGTTTcaagataaaaattaattcaagaggACAGATATTGTATGCATactattgaaataaatacaatgtgatttatttataaaCGAGAACAAATTAACAATCAACTATTTCAGAAGTTGAAAAAGAAGACACTAATAGTACTAATACacagccttttatttttctttgaatttggagtttttgtgttttaattatATAAAGATGAGAAATCAGTTTTGTaacctaaaaatatttacttattaaaacTATACTGATACTTTCATAAACTATACAAAAAGGACAATGAGACAAACATATGCATTTTTAGAACTGCATGTCAGTCATGCCAGATCCCTGTGGAGGGAATTCCCAGCACGACCTCATTCATCTGTGAGGACACAGCGCAACCCTTATTTAGACGTACACATCCATCTACTTGTCCAGCATGATCAGCCCTCCacttcttgatggtttccttctaCTATGAATGTGCATGCCCAGTTGTCTGCTTCTTAGAGCAGACATTtacctaaaagaaaacattataaTTAGTTACCAGTTATTAATTTGGATCTGTATGAAAAACCCAACAATCATTACATGTTATAAAAACCTTTTTCAAAAGGCACTTGGATAATAAAGCCAATGAATTTTTCAAGGGTTAAGATACAAATATTCTTCCAAATGGTGATGTCTGAGCAATTACAAAATGTTGGGCAACTTCTTTTCCTAAAGAAAACCTTCTTAAGGAggcattttcaaaatgaaatccCCACAGAATTTCAGATTTTAAGTTACCTTCCTCATCCACCAGCCATTGGAGGAGGACTAGGGCCATGTAGATGATTAATTCGACCCATTCTTCTCGGGGGGTTTCCTGGAggcctaaaaaaagaaaaagttaatttcTACCGTTTAGTAGACATTACTTCAATTGGTTCCTTTTAAACACTCAAATAgactcttttctttaaaataggaaCTACCATTTAGGTCGAAAATTCAAACCCTTACAGAGAGCAGACACATAGTTAGTGCCGAGGAGGAAAGTTGAGTCAAGGAAGGATTGTGATGAACTGAACAGCACCCCCTAAATGCCCAACCGAAACCCAGCTCCAGCTGATTTTTGCCCCATggaaacataagcctaacccagTGCTGCTTGATCTTCTGAGTTTTCCATTAGCAGCTGGAAATACAGATTCTAAAGTAAAATCTCTAAATTTTAATGTTGGCCATCAGTTTTCTTCCTCTAATTTACATATTTCATATGAGATATTTGATGTACATTTTAGCTTTGCCAGATTAACTCTGATTATCAAATCAGAGGCAACTTGACTTAATTTACAGTAATGCATTAATTTTGTGCAATAGAATTTAAACCTTTAATTTCCATGAGCCTATGTGCCTATCTATCTATAATAtttaatcaaaatataaaaaggaaaaaaaatctattattaatttaaaagCTATACCCTCTTCCATCATCATATCTGGAATCAGATGAGCTTCCATAACCTCTTCTCTTTTTCACATCTTGCTGCAGCAGAGTTTTGAAACTGAAACAAGGGGCAGAAAACAAGAGAAGTGCCACTGTCAACATATGGTTTCAACAATCATCTCTGTAAGAGGATGACTAAACTGCCTCAGTGCCCAACCCACATTTCTCAAAGCCAGCTAGACGCCATCTAATGCAAGCATGTGTCTAAACAAGTGTGCTATGTTCTGTGCCAAAGCCACCCTTCCTTGTCTTTTTTACTGATAACCCTCCTAGACAAAGTCTAGGGATGACTCCGAAACCAGAGTCACCCCAACTTCCTTCCTCCACTCTCTATCAGCTGTCGGGTCCCAGAGTCTTTTTACAGTATTGCACATTCATTGCCCCTGCATTTCCCCTGCTGACAGCCTACCTAACCTTACCTTGGGGAGGGAGTGGCTGAGGGTAGTGGCCTTCTGGGAATCCatttaaatggaattttctttatttgtggaggGGAAGAATTGaagttaaaacaatatttttaataaacaatatGGAGTAGGTAAAGTCTGTAAGAGACTTTAAAGAAGTTTTGCACTGGGTAGCTTAACTTAGGGCCTCTCTTGTCCCCTGCTGTATTTTTCTATGAAACTGTCTCTTCTGTTTTACCCTTTCTAATTTATGCTACACACAGCCATCAGAGTAATCTTTCTAAACCACAGCTACAATCAAACTAAGTATAAAGATCACAGCCTGATATTCAAACTTCTCTGCCATCTTTCCTATGTTTCATCCACCTGAAATAACTTCCCCTGAAGTCTGCCTCCCACAATCATGCCCACCCAAAGCCCCTTGTAATATGAAGATATTTACTGATATTAAAGTCAATGAAGGGACTGTTTCCCACATCTTTGCATCTCTGCAGTTCTCTGCCCATGAGACACTCAAATATGTATTCAAACTTAGGATAAGTAAGACTTGTTAGCAGCTATGAACAATTTTTATAAAGCAAACAGCATATAAAAGACCAAAAAATGCATTTAACTAAGAATTGCTTGAAATTACGGAGAAGTTTAAATTTTTGTCTCCTCTGTATTGATTCTAACCCTTCTCTTAAAAAAAGTTCACTACTTGGGAGCTTTTTCATCAAGTTCTAATTCCCCTTGTTCACTTGTATAATATGGAATAAAAGTTGCACATACACACTAAAGCCAGGAAtagtagagagaaagagaggtgcTGTCATTTGGCATTAGCATGGGCAGGCCTGGCTCCACAGCTACAGGTTGAAATGGTTACCATCAAGGCTAAGATATGGTCAACCTTACCAACTCAACTAACATATTCATAATCTCAAGATGTCTGGTGGCAGCTTTACCACTACGCAAGTCTTCATTTCCCTTAGTAAAgctattaataaaaaatttacaaTTAAAAACTGCTTTAGGAAAGCTGAGCTTAAGATATGGAACATAATGTACCTAAGGTACTTCTGTCAACTTAAATATCAGGGCTATTAAGAGCACTCCTATACTTACAACAAAACCACAAACTCAGCTATTCCCCAGAAGAAATCTGTTATGAAAGATAATCTCCATGGGGACTGACTCCGGCTGTCCAATACTTGTCCTACAGGcaagaataaagacatttcagttaGTGCTACAAATCCCTGACACAAGATGCATTACATTTAATCAGTTAGGTAACAATCATAGACTCCGTTTTCAACTTGTCCTTTGTCCCAAATGGTCAACAAAAGCAGAGGTGTGTTATGTGCACATAACTCTAAGGAAGGGTTCAGGGAAGTAAAGCTCTGTGATCTAGGGGTCATACCTTTAATATGTCAAATGCCTTCCTACAGTTTGTAATTTTGGTGGGTGACActtcaagtattttttctttttctttattgtcgtaaaacatacacaaaaaatttaccattttaaccatttttaagtgtacagttctacagcattaagtacattcacattgttgtacaaccatcaccaccatccatcaccAGAACTTTTTAATCTTcctcaactgaaactctgtacctagcAAACACTAacttcccatttctccctccccccagcctctggcaaccagcatgctactttctgtctctatgaatttgactgctgtAGGAACCTCACATgaggaatcacacaatatttgtacTTTGGTAACTAGCTATTTCCCTTGGCatgatgtcttcaaggttcacctatactgtagcatgtgtcaaaattctcttcttttttaatttatttttttattttattgaggtcatattggcttttaacattgtgtaaatttcaggtatacattattatatttcagtttctgtacagattgcatcatgttcaccaccaaaagtctcatttttatctgtcaccatacacatgagCCCCtttacccctcctcccaccctctttcctctggtaaccactaatctgttctccttatctatgaaaatttccttctttttaaagactgattaatattccattgtatgtgtataccacattttatttatccattcatctgttcctggacacttgggttgcttccacctttcagCTATTGTGAAAATGCTGATATGAACATacgtgtacaaatatctgtttattcaagtattttgaggaaaacaaatgggatgggtaaatataaaagaatgcTCACACCACTTCCATTTTCCTAAATGTGTTCAGAGTATTTCTTTTCTATTGCTTATATAAAAAGATTCTTTATACATAATCTTACAAGTCTTTGGGATCAGTTATAatgataaaatttttataaatcaaagAATCTGTGTGCTCTAAGTACCGAGAGAATTTGGCTTATTCATTAAAATGACCACTATTTTTCTATAACAGGATACTGTTGATTCTAATTATAGACTTCAGCTTTATCTTTAGCAAAAATGGATCTATTTTTCAAACTACTTTAAATAATAGAAGCTATGATGTGAGAAGTTACTACTCTTGAGTTACAGCCTTGCAAATCAAGAGGTCAGAATATTTTGGGAGAAGAGCTGTCAACTACCTCTTCTCTCCATTTTCCTAAGGACTTCATGCTCACCTCTACCCCTCCAGGCAGGGTTTACTTCTCCTCTTTCCTTGACCATCTCGCTTTCAGGTATATTCACTCAGCCCTGCGCTCTCACAGAGCTATTGAGAAAAAAGAGCTACACTTAAAGACAGAGCATGCGTGATAGGCTTGGTTCTGCCTCCTAGTAGCTCTGCTTCAATGGCTGATGTGACATGTTCCTTCTCTGAAAAAGGGCTAATCATAAGGATTGTTGAAAAAGTCATGACAGTAAGAGAAATGTTTTGTCAACTATGAAGTGCTGATAAATACAGTCCTTCTAAGAAAACAGATCTAATTGGAACCCATCAagtcttcctttgtgattcttGTGTGCACTTGCATCATTCTATCTTGCTTTTTGCACTTTCTCTCCTAGTTTCTAAAGGCAGAAACCTCCCCTCCCAATATCCTCAGAGAGAAATAAGTTGCTTGAATGCAACTGGCATTTCTCAACTATAAAAGTGAGACAAAAGGCCCTAATAGGACCTTTATGTTATTCAGGCAGATGAAATATGATAATGCATACAAAATAAGACACA
Proteins encoded:
- the SELENOK gene encoding selenoprotein K, whose product is MVYISNGQVLDSRSQSPWRLSFITDFFWGIAEFVVLFFKTLLQQDVKKRRGYGSSSDSRYDDGRGPPGNPPRRMGRINHLHGPSPPPMAGGUGR